One genomic segment of Hordeum vulgare subsp. vulgare chromosome 2H, MorexV3_pseudomolecules_assembly, whole genome shotgun sequence includes these proteins:
- the LOC123428017 gene encoding uncharacterized protein LOC123428017, with amino-acid sequence MDLSGRVVRRMTTSIEDATLLCTRLDFICVTGKKNCHTSGHVIDPAAGHTLALPYKRAHVRAFVSYAFELGQVVSTGEYKALRCVGVDGWSHGSEPMISEVITLGGGAGNRNASWRERPCPPCPVTSASKKSVVVNGVVYFLLDFGSHRFTYNGDRVEPCSVACFDLETEEWMGTLRGPVQVCNFVESANGMCSYSDLYRELSLVNMNGFLVMVHDPLGCPLDLWFLIDIEKCLWDRKYSIAFQYENLFAQPLLVLEDGRIAIGASDLLRIYDPVSESYTEFQMPGSRLFAIYTGNLLSLNSSFASEAKRCTTCGRCFIPEADQHCEECMWHLYWLSVDPDSEYHKARMPLSLGV; translated from the exons ATGGACTTGTCTGGCCGTGTCGTCAGGCGGATGACAACCAGCATAGAGGATGCCACATTGCTGTGCACACGCCTGGACTTCATCTGTGTGACTGGAAAGAAGAACTGCCACACAAGCGGCCACGTAATCGACCCGGCCGCAGGGCATACTCTGGCTTTGCCCTACAAGCGCGCGCATGTCAGAGCTTTCGTCTCCTATGCATTTGAGTTGGGACAGGTTGTCTCCACGGGAGAGTACAAGGCCCTCCGATGCGTTGGCGTCGATGGCTGGAGCCACGGCTCTGAGCCGATGATCTCTGAGGTCATCACCCTTGGTGGTGGCGCTGGCAATCGTAATGCAAGCTGGAGGGAGAGACCATGTCCTCCGTGCCCTGTCACTAGTGCCTCGAAGAAAAGTGTGGTTGTCAATGGAGTTGTCTACTTCTTGTTGGATTTCGGAAGCCACCGCTTTACATATAATGGAGACCGTGTCGAGCCATGTAGCGTTGCTTGTTTCGACCTGGAGACAGAGGAGTGGATGGGCACTCTCCGAGGTCCAGTCCAAGTCTGCAACTTTGTCGAATCCGCCAATGGAATGTGCAGTTACAGTGATCTATATCGTGAGCTCTCGCTGGTCAATATGAATGGGTTCTTGGTTATGGTCCATGATCCTTTGGGTTGCCCTTTGGACCTGTGGTTTTTGATCGACATTGAGAAATGTCTCTGGGATAGGAAGTATAGCATAGCTTTTCAATACGAAAATCTCTTTGCACAACCCTTGTTGGTTTTGGAAGACGGCAGAATAGCCATCGGTGCATCAGATTTGCTGCGAATATACGATCCAGTTTCTGAGAGTTACACTGAATTTCAGATGCCAGGCTCAAGATTGTTTGCTATATACACAGGAAATTTATTGAGTTTGAACAGCAGTTTTGCTTCTGAG GCTAAACGTTGTACGACATGCGGGCGCTGCTTCATCCCTGAGGCCGACCAACATTGCGAAGAGTGTATGTGGCATCTGTATTGGCTGTCGGTGGATCCCGATTCAGAGTACCACAAAGCACGAATGCCACTAAGCTTGGGTGTTTGA